The window CGGCCAGCCGGTAGCGCCCGGCGATCAGCTGTCCTGCGTCGGTCACGACGACCTCCCGGCCTTCCCCGGAACACACGGATGCGGGCGACGATCGGTTCGAGCTTAACGACCCGCGGTCCGAGGCGCCGACGAATGCCGGGGCCGGACGGCTCCCGCGAACCCTGGACTCGGCCTGCCCACCCGCCACCCGGGCGGGCAGACCGCGACCTCAAGCGCTGAGCGCGTGCAGCTGGTCCCACGTCGGCACGTACGGCGTGAACCGCAGCGTCATCCCGGCCTCGGCCGGCAGCTTGTCCGCCTTCCGCGCGTTGCAGCTGCGGGACGTGCCTCCGCACGCCGCGACCGTGTTGAGCCACGACGTCCGCGCACCCCCGCGGCTCAGCGGCGTCACGTGGTCGATCGTCGTCGCGCGGCGGCCGCAGTACGCGCAGCGGTGGCCGTCGCGGGTCAGCACCCCGCGGCGGGACCAGCGCGGCGGCTGCGTATATCGCCACTTCATCACGACGTACCTGAGCAACCGCACGATCTTCGGGCGCGGGAACAGCCCGTACGCGAGACCGTCTTCGGCCTCGTGGATCTCGGCGACGTGCCGCACCAGCATCCGGATGGCGTGCGGGACGGACACGGTCTGCAGCGGCTCGTAGCCGGCGTTGAGCACCAGGACGCGCATGGTGAACCCCTTTCGATGACGGCAAAAGCCGCCCGTCGGCGGGTCCGGCGGGCGGCTGCTGCCTGGTGCGGTTCATCGTCGCCGAGGGGCGTGACGGGCGTCAATCGTGTTTCACCGCAGCGGATGCGCGCGGAAGAACCGCCAGATGACCGGCGTCGCGTCGATGACCGTCGGGGTCGCCGAGTCGTTGTTCGGCTTCGTGCTCGGCCAGACGTGCCCGGCACCCTCGACGCGGTAGTGCTCCACGGTGCTCCACCGGTCGCAGCCGAGCCACTTCTGCGCGACCACCCCGGAAACCGGCGTCCACGAGACGGGCTTCGGGAAGCAACCGTCCCTTGTGGACCATGCCGCCAGCCAGTCCGGGATCGCCGGCAGGCCCTTCGCCGGGTTGCCGGAGTAGGGGATGGTCGTGTCGGCGGTGCCGTGGAAGTCGAGGATCGGCGCCGGCCGGCTCGGGTCGCACGCGCCACCCTGGGGGTAGAAGGCGCCCGACACCGGGGCGAACGCCGCGATCCGGCCGGCCAGGCGGCACGCCAGCACGCCGACGAACCCGCCGCCGTTGGACTTGCCGGCCGCGAAGATCCGGTCGCCGGCGACGCACAGCTCGCGCTGCAGCGAGTTCAGCAGGTCGCTGGTGAACAGGACGTCGTCGGCGGACGCGGAGTACGGCGCGCCGGTCCAGGCGGTCTCGCCGTCGGTGCCGACCAGGCCCTGCGGGTAGACCGAGATCGCGTCGAGCGCCGAGAAGCCGGACAGCTCCTCCTGGTACTGCGACGTGCGCTTGTGCCCGTGGAACGACAGGACGAGCGGGTGGGCCCGGCGCGGGTCGTAGTGCGCCGGCAGGTGGACGGTGTACTCCCGGTCGAGGCCGCCGGAGACGACGTGCCGGGTGGTCGTCACCCCGGACGGCACGGGCGCGGCGCGCCCGCAGCCGGTGGTGCGGACGGGGTGGTCGACGACCGTCGAAGCGGCGGCGGGAGCGGCGAACGCGGTGGTCAGGGCACAGGCCGCGGCGATGGCGGCCGCCCACCGGGGCAGGGGTCCGGGCACTCGATCCTCCTTGATCGGCAGCGGAGTGTGGCCAGCATCACCCCACGCCGCGGCACCTCCTACATTGCGTTCATAAAGTGCGCGGCCCGGATCGTCGGACCGCCTCGGTAGGATCGGCGCACCGTCGGCCGAGACCCCGAAAGGACCGGAAGTGACCACCCCGATCGAGACGCTGGAGTTCCAGTCGGAAGCTCGTCAGCTGCTCCAGCTGATGATCCATTCGATCTATTCGAACAAGGACACGTTCCTGCGGGAGCTCGTGTCCAACGCGTCCGACGCGCTCGACAAGCTGCGGCTGGAGTCGTACCGCGACAAGGACCTCGGCGCGGACACCTCCGACCTGCACATCACGCTCGAGACGGACCCGGCCGAGCGGACCCTGACGGTGCGGGACAACGGCATCGGCATGACCCGCGACGAGGTGGTCGCGCTGATCGGCACCATCGCCAAGTCCGGCACCGCCGACTTCCTCACCAAGCTGAAGGAAGCCAAGGACGCGGCGGCGTCGCAGGACCTCATCGGCCAGTTCGGCGTCGGGTTCTACGCGAGCTTCATGGTCGCGGACAAGGTCACGCTGGTGACGCGCAAGGCCGGCACCACCGAAGGTGTCCGCTGGGAGTCGTCCGGCGAAGGCACGTACACGATCGAGCCGGTCGAAGACGCGCCCCAGGGCACCGCGGTCACCCTGCACCTCAAGCCCGAAGACGCCGAGGACCACCTCTACGACTACACGTCCCCGGCGAAGATCCGGGAGATCGTGAAGAAGTACTCCGACTTCATCACCTGGCCGATCCGGATGAAGGGCGACGGCGAAGGCGCGGAGGCCGAGACCGTCAACTCGATGAAGGCGCTGTGGGCGCGCTCGTCGAGCGAAGTCACCGAGGCCGAGTACCACGAGTTCTACAAGCACGTCAGCCACGACTGGCAGGACCCCCTGGAGACCATCCGGCTGCAGGCCGAGGGGACGTTCGAGTACCAGGCGCTGCTGTTCCTGCCGTCGCGGGCGCCGATGGACCTGTTCCTGCGGGAGCGCAAGCGCGGTGTCCAGCTGTACGTGAAGCGTGTCTTCATCATGGACGACTGCGAGTCGCTGGTGCCCGAGTACCTGCGGTTCGTCAAGGGCGTCGTCGACGCGCAGGACCTCTCGCTGAACGTTTCGCGGGAGATCCTGCAGCAGGACCGGCAGATCCAGCTGATCCGCCGTCGCCTGGTGAAGAAGGTCCTCTCGACGGTCAAGACGATGATGACCGCCGACGCCGAGAAGTACGCGACGTTCTGGCGCGAGTTCGGCCGCGCGGTCAAGGAGGGCCTGCTCGACGACTTCGAGAACCGCGAGGCCATCCTCGAGATCTCGTCGTTCGCGTCGACGCACGACGCGGAGAAGCCGACTTCGCTGCGCGACTACGTCTCGCGGATGAAGGAAGGCCAGGAGCACATCTACTTCATGACCGGCGAGTCGCGCTCCGCGATCGAGAACTCGCCGCACATGGAGGCGTTCCGGGCGAAGGGCTACGAGGTGCTGGTCCTGACCGACCCGATCGACGAGATGTGGGTCGACGCCGTGCCGGGCTTCGACGGCAAGCAGTTCCAGTCGATCGCCAAGGGCCAGGTCGACCTCGAGTCGGACGACGACAAGAAGGCCACCGAGGTCGCGCGCGAGCAGCAGAACAAGGACTTCGAAGGCCTGCTGACCTGGATGGGCGGCGCCCTGGGCGACTCGGTCAAGGAGGTCCGGCTCTCGTCGCGCCTGACGACGTCGCCGGCGTGCATCGTCGGGGACACCCACGACCTGACGCCGACGCTCGAGAAGATGTACCGCGCGATGGGGCAGGAGCTGCCGCCGATCAAGCGGATCCTGGAACTGAACCCGGACCACGCCCTGGTGACGGGCCTGCGCGAGGCGCACACGGCCCGCCCGGAGGACGAAGGCCTGGCCGAGACGGCGGAGCTGCTCTACGGGATGGCCCTGCTGGCCGAAGGTGGCGAGCTGGGCGACCCGGCCCGGTTCATCAAGCTGCTCGCGAGCCGCCTGGAGAAGACGCTCTGACACGTAACTCGCGTGATTGACGCCGTGACCCGCGTGATTGAAGCCGGAACTCACGAGTTCCGGCTTCAATCACGCGAGATCCGGGTTCGAGCACGCCAGTCACGGCTCGGATCACGCGTCAGGGTGCCGCGTTCATCAGGTCGAGGGCCGTCTGCTGCCGGGCGGCGTCGGCCTGGTCGAACGGGCCTGCCCACAGCAGTCCGTACGCGTCTGCGCTGTTCCGGTCGTTCGCGTACGCCGAGTTCGCCTGGCGCTGCAGGTAGCCCGGGTACGGGTGGTCTGAAAGCGCCGCGTTCAGCGCCGCCAGGTCGCGGACGTACACGCCCTTGAACGTCGGACCGTCGGCGCCGCCGCCTCCGGCCGTCTCGCCCGGGTCGCGCAGGATGCCGCCCGGGTTCAGGGATCCGTTGGTCGTCGACGCGTTCGCCATCGCGCGGGCCTTCGTGAGCAGGCTCGCGTCACCCGTCGCGCGGTTCAGCTCGGTCAGCGCCGCCAGCGGCACGCCCTGGTTGTACGTCCAGACCGCCTGGCCGTTGTTGGCGCACGTCGACGTGGTCAGGCCGTCGTTGACCAGGTTCGAGCCGTTGATCATGCCGCTGCCCGCGAACCAGGTCCAGCCCGCCCGCGCCCGCGCCAGGTACGCCGTGTCGCCCGCGATCCGGTTGTGCAGGGCCGCGTTCAGCTGGATGTACAGCGAGTTCGGGATGGCGTTCTTGTAGGTGCGGCTCGTGCTCCACCACACCCCGCCGCCGCAGACGCCGTCCCAGTAGGCGTACATGTGGTCGGCGTCGGCGCGCGCCGTGCTCAGGTAGCGGCTGTCGCCCGTCAGGTCGTACGCGTCCACCCACACGAGGCCCCACCAGCCGGTGTCGTCGAGGTAGTCGTTGCGGAACTGGCCGCCCTGGGCCGCGAGATTCTTCGTGTACGTCGTGTCGATCGCGTAGCGGTAGCTGGCCATGCCGCTGACCCGGACGTTGTCGATGATCGCCGTCAGGGCGTTGGCCGAGTTCCACCAGCCGGTCGTGTCGAAGAGGCCGGTGCCGAGGTTGTAGCGCTCCATCAGCGCGGTCGCGGCCGCGGTACGCCGGTCCCACGCGTTCCACGTCGGGCGGGCCCAGCCGGTGCAGGCGATGGTGCCCGAACCCGTGGGCTGCCCGCAGGCGCGCAGCAGGCCGACACCCTTGTTCGCCCAGTCGTCCACGTTGTACATCAGGGTCCGCCAGCCGGTCGCGCCCGACGGGGTCGCCGTGTCGCCCAGCTTGCTGCCCGACGCCCACGTGCGCCCGGCGTCGAACGAGCGGTCCAGCCAGACGTGGTCGCCCGGCGCGCCGCCGGTGACCGCCGCCCAGCCCATGTCGTCGCCGTCGTCGAGGTGCAGGGAGATCCGGCGTCCGCTCACGCTCGCCGAAGCGCCTTCGCGGTCGCCAGGGGAGAGGGCGGGATCCCTTGCGTCGCAGTACTTGTCGCAGATCGCCGCGAGCGGTGCGGCGGGTGCCGGGGACGGAAGCGGCGTGGGGGTGGCCGCCAGGACCAGGGTCAGCAGGGGAACCAGGATGGGCATCGGTCACCTTCCGCGTTGAAGGGCGATGCTTCCCATTGTGGAGAATTCACCAGATTGGTCCAGTCCTTTTGTGGACAGGTTTCGGACAGGAATTCGCGCGGTAACCCCCGCTCATGACGAATCTCGACGACACCCCGGCCGCGAAGCTCGACGAGTTCGTGCTCGCGCGGCTCGCGGAGGACGAAGAGCGGGTCCGCGCCGGCGAGCTGCCGCTGCTCGACGAGGCCGAGCGGCGCGGCAGGCTGCGGATCATGTACGCCGACGACGGCGACGGGCTCCTCCTCGCCGGCGGCCCGGTCGAGGCGATGGAGGACCGGCACCCGGTGCCGTTCGCCGAAAAGGCGGAGTTCCTCCGCCGCGAGATCCGGGACGCCCACGACGACGTGTCCGTCAAGCTCGTCGCCTCGGTGTACGAGGCGCACCCGGACTGGCAGGACGGCTGGCGCCCCTGAGGGTTTCGCGGTCCGCCGGAACGGGAAGCCGCGAAGCATGTCCGGAACCCTGCTCGACGACGCGAAGGCGATCCGCGAAGCAGCCACGACGCTGCGCAGCCCGCAGGACCTCGACCCGCTCGTGCGCCGGATCGGCCGGGCCCGGATCGTGCTGCTCGGCGAGGCGACCCACGGGACCGCCGAGTTCTCCCGCTGGCGGGCCGAACTGACCCAGCGGCTGCTGGCCGAGCGGGACTTTTCGTTCGTGGCCGTCGAAGGGGACTGGCCGGAGTGCCACCGGGTGCATTCCTGCGTCGCCGGGGCGCCCGGCGCGCCGAACGACCCCGGCCAGGCGCTGTGGGGGTTCCGCCGGTGGCCGACCTGGCGGTGGGCCAACGAGGAGGTCGCCGAGTTCGCCCGCTGGCTGCGTTCGTTCAACGCCACCGGTGACGGGATGCCGTGCGGCTTCCACGGCCTCGACGTCTACCGCCTCTGGGACTCCCTGCGCGGCGTCCTGGACTACCTCCGCGAGCACGCGCCCGATCAGATCGACGCGGCACTGCGGGCCTTCCAGTGCTTCGAGCCGTACGGCGAAGACGGTTCCGGCGGACTGGTCCCGGAGGACTGCCGCGAAGAGGTCGTCCGCCTGCTGACCGCGATGCGCTCGGCGGCGCGTGTCGAGAGCGTGCCGGGCCTCGCTCCGGCGTTCGCCACCGAGCAGCACGCCGAGGTCGCCGCCGGTGCCGAGCGCTACTACCGCGAGCTGCTGCGCGGCGGCGCGCGGGCCTGGAACGCCCGCGACACCCACCTGGCCGACACGCTCGACCGGCTGCTGCACGCCTACGGTCCGCACTCGAAAGCCGTGGTGTGGGCGCACAACGCGCACGTCGGGGACGCCCGCGCGACCGACTTGGCCACGGCCGGCATGGTCAACCTCGGACAGCTGACGCGGAAACGGCACGCGGCCGACGGCGTCGTCGCCGTCGGGTTCGGCACCTTCCGCGGATCCGTGATCGCCGCGGGCCGGTGGGGCGGGTCGGCCCGCCGGATGACCGTCGAGGAGGCACGCCCGGACAGCCTCGAAGGCCTCCTGCACGACGCCGTGGGTGGCGAAGACAGCCTGCACGTCTTCGGCGACGACGTCCGCTGGGCGCAGGAACCGCGGGGGCATCGCGCGATCGGCGTCGTCCACCGCGGCGGCGGGTACGTCCCGACCGTTCCCGCGGCCCGCTACGACGCGTTCGTGCACTGCGACGAGACCACCGCGATCACCCCGTTGCACCGCTGGGAGCCGGAGGAGGCACCGTTCGTCCCGGCACAGGGGTCGTCCCTGGGCGGGGAGTGACGGGGAGGCAGCGGACATGGCCGGTCAACGGGTCTTCGCCGATCGTGAGGACGGCGGACGGCGGCTCGCCGAAGAGCTGAACCGCCGCACCTGGGTCGACCCGCTCGTGCTCGGCCTCGCCCGCGGCGGGGTGCCGGTGGCGGCCGTGGTCGCCCGCAGGCTCGGCGCCGAGCTGGACGTCGCGGTCGCCCGCAAGATCGGCGCGCCCGGGCGGCGGGAGTTCGGCGTCGGCGCGGTGACCCCGGACGGCCCCGTGATCTACGACGAAACCATCCTGCGCGGGCTGAAGCTCACCGAGGCCCGGATGGCCCCGGCGGCGGAGCGGGAACGCGCGGAGGCGCGCCGCCGGCTCGAGCGCTACCGGGACGGCCGGCCGGCGCCGGTTCTCGCGGACCGCGACGTCATCCTCGTCGACGACGGCCTCGCGACCGGCGTCACCGCTACGGCGGCCCTGCGTGACGTGCGAACCGGGAACCCGCGGACCGTCGTGTTGGCGGCACCGGTCGGCGCTCCGGGTGCCACGGCGGGACTACTGCACGAAGCCGACGATGTTGTCTGCGTCGCCGAGCCGCCGGACTTTCGCGCCGTCGGTCAGTGGTACGCCGATTTCCGCCAGACGAGTGATAAAGATGTTCTTGACGTGCTGCGCCACCTGGGCGAACGCCAGGATTGACCGGGTGAACGGTGGGGTATCACCCGGCTGGGGTACCGACCGGATGGGGCAGGCGCGTGATGATCGAACGGGACGGACTCGGCGCCGCGGCGCGCGGGCTGAGAAAGTACTTCTTGGCCGTCGCGGCCGCGCTGGACGCGCCCGCGTGGTTCTGCGAGGTGGACGCGCCGGCCACGGCGTACCTCGCGCTGGAGCGGCGGCTCGACCGGTTCCCGGATCACGAAACGGCGCTGCTGTGGGACGAGCGCGACGGCTGGGCCGCCGCGGTCGAGTCGGCGGCCGGCGACGACGTGGTCGTGCTCGCCTACCTCGGCGAAGACGTGTTGGCGGCGCCGGAAGCGGTGTTGGCGTTCGTGCGTGGTCTCTACGGCGCCAGCTATCCCGGGCAGCCGGATCCGCCGGACTTCCGGAGTCCGGGGGCATCGGACGGCTTCGACGAACGGCTCGCCGCCTACGCGGGTGATGCCGTGCGCCTGCCCGAGGGCCAGGCCTGACTCACCGGGGCGGGAGGACGCAGAACTCGTTGCCCTCGGGGTCCGCGAGCACGATCCACGGGTCGTCGGGCGGGTCGTCGAGGACCTTCGCACCCAGCGTCACGAGCCGTTCGACCTCCGCGCGCTGGTCACCGGACGCCGGGGCCAGGTCGAGGTGCAGCCGGTTCTTGACGGTCTTTTCCTCCTGCAGTTGTCATAGAGGCGCAACCGGCGCACGATCAAGCCTATGACCAGGTACGTTGCCATTGTATGCAGGCTGAGCCCCCGGCCGGACGGGTCGTATGAGGGCGTTGACCTGCAAGAACGCTGGGGCCGTGAGTACGCCGCGAACAAGTGGCCCGGCCTGCCGGTCGAGGTGTTCGCCGACGCGGGTATCTCGGCGGCCAACGGGGACAACCGGCCGCAGTTCGAGCGGTTCCGGGAGTGGTTGAACGCGGGCAAGGTGGCCCACGTGTGGGCGGTGGAGCAGTCGCGTCTTGAGCGCCGCGAAGTCGAGTGGTTCCGGCTCGCCGCCGAGATGGAAGCCGCAGGCGTGGACGAACTCGACACCAACCGGGACGGTGTGGTGCGCGTCCGCGACGCCGTCGCCGGAATCAAAGCGGTCTTGAATGCCGATGAAGTCCGGAAGCTGAAAAAGCGACTGAATGACAGGCTTGCCGAGAACGCCGCTAACGGCGTGCCGCCCGGCAGCCACGCGTTCGGCTACCGGCACGCCGTAGTCACGGGCGCGGACGGCAAGAAAGTCAAAACCTATGCGATTGATGAAAAGGAAGCGGAAGTGATCCGGCAAGCTGCGGAATGGATTCTCTCCGGATGGTCGCTGGCGAATATTGCTGTGGAGTTGAATGCGCGCGGGTTGCGTGGTGCCTATGGTGGGAAGTTGCGGCCGCAGTCGGTGCGCAAAATGGTCACCATGCCCACGGTGGCAGGAAAAAGGGTGCATCAGGGGCGCATTGTCGGGCGTGGCAACTGGGAACCAATCTTGGACGAACGGACCTGGAAGGCCTGTAAAACGAAGTTGTCGGAGCCTCGCCGTGTCGTACGCAAAGATGGTCGCGAGTACCCGATCAATAACGCGCATCGCGGGAACTCCACGGGACGTCGTTATTTGCTGACGGGCGGGGTGGCGGTTTGTGGTGTGTGCGAAGCACCGTTGATCGCGTCGATGAAACAGCTTCGCGGTCGTGAGCCGAAGCCGTACTACTTGTGTCATCCGAAGAAGTGCCGACCCAATGGCGAGCCCGCAGGCGGATGCGTCGGAATCCTAGGTTTGGAATTCGAGAAGCACGTGATAAGTAAGTTGTGGGAAGAACTGGACAAGCCGGAGTTTCTCAACGCCGTGGCGACTGATGCGCATGCGGACCGCCGAGCAAAGATCGAGTCCGATTTGGAGGAGTTGGACCGTCAGCGCGGCGAATTGGCCCGGATGTGGGCGCGACCCGGCGGGCTGAAAGACACCGAGTGGGAGAACGCGCGTCAGGGTATCGCGGAGAATGAGAGCAGTCTTCGCGCCGAGTTGGCGGAACTGCCGCCGCCCCGGGTCGGTATCGATATTGCGCAGGCACGGGCGGCGTGGCCGGACATGACGTTGGATGAGCAACGCGAATTTCTGCGCATGTTCATCCGAGCAGCGACGGTGAAACGGGCGCGCCCGGGTCTGATGGCTTTTGATGAGAACCGAGTGGAAATTTCCTGGCAAGCAGTGTAGGTATCGCTGAATCTGCGCGCGTCACACAGCGGCGGGGGCGTCGGCCTGTAAGGGCTGATGCCCCCGCCGTTTGTATGTGTTCAGTGCGGTGTCGTTGTCGCAGGTGAGGGTGCACGCCGGGGGGTATGGGCGGAGGATCGTTTCTCGACTTGTTGGCCGCAGCGGGGGACAGGGCGGCGGCGCGTGATCAGGCCCGGAATCAGCGCCGGGCGGCGATTGAACGCGCGGTGCGGTGGCCGTTCCTGATTGGTGCGGTGGTGCTGGCGCTGGGTGGCGTGGTGGCTATCGGGGTGGAAATGTGGCCGTGGCTTTCCCTCCGCTTCCCCGTCTGGGAGCAGTCGAGCCAATATCGCAGTCCCCGACGGGTTCCAATGCCTGGCGTGAGAAAGCAAAGCTTGGGCTTCAGTTCACCGCGACAGCTTGGCGTACGCGCCGGAAGGCGAGCAGAGCGACGAACGCAGCGAGAATGCTACACGCAGCTATCTCAATAATTTGGACAGGCAGAACGTGGCTTCCCGGCTGGTAGCTTGTCACTAGCTTCTCGACACCATGACTGCGGATGCACTGTTCCCATTCGGGGGCCGAGGGGGCGTCTCGACATTCCAGGTTCGGAAATTGCACGGGCGTGCCAGTCGAATTCGCGTAGTGAACATCAAGCTGGATCGAATTGTCGCCAGGAAGGGAAACTTTCGCATACTCGCCGTTGACAGTAAAAGGTGTTACCTGCGTCGATGCCGGAAGCCATTTAAGGCGCATAATGACGAGCGCGACGCGAAAGACAAGGAAAGCAAATAGCGCCGCACCGATGGCAGGAACCACGCGTCGAATATAAGAACCTGCCGCGAAGCCAAGAAATAAAGCAAGAAGGTAGTATGCTATTTGAACGCCGACAGCGGACTCGAATAGCGACGGAGTGAACATCGACTTTGTCGTTGCCTTGTGAATACCTTCGGCAAGAGCACTTGAGCTCAGCCCTGATACTACCGCGAGACAAATCGAAAAGAACGCCAATACGCCAAGGCGTTGAGTGGTCCAGCGCAAGGGGCTGACGTCTTGCGTCCAAGCAAACAGGTATGTATGGCTTTCGTATTCGCGCGCCACGAGCGGTGCGCCCCAAAATACGCCCACGAGGACCGGGACTACCATCTGGCCGATCAGTATCCAGTTGGCTGAATCAATATTTGAAGAAAGACTCTCGGCGGCGGTCGGAGAGGAGCACTGTCCGGGCGCCGGGC of the Amycolatopsis sp. NBC_01488 genome contains:
- a CDS encoding HNH endonuclease translates to MRVLVLNAGYEPLQTVSVPHAIRMLVRHVAEIHEAEDGLAYGLFPRPKIVRLLRYVVMKWRYTQPPRWSRRGVLTRDGHRCAYCGRRATTIDHVTPLSRGGARTSWLNTVAACGGTSRSCNARKADKLPAEAGMTLRFTPYVPTWDQLHALSA
- a CDS encoding alpha/beta hydrolase family esterase; the protein is MPGPLPRWAAAIAAACALTTAFAAPAAASTVVDHPVRTTGCGRAAPVPSGVTTTRHVVSGGLDREYTVHLPAHYDPRRAHPLVLSFHGHKRTSQYQEELSGFSALDAISVYPQGLVGTDGETAWTGAPYSASADDVLFTSDLLNSLQRELCVAGDRIFAAGKSNGGGFVGVLACRLAGRIAAFAPVSGAFYPQGGACDPSRPAPILDFHGTADTTIPYSGNPAKGLPAIPDWLAAWSTRDGCFPKPVSWTPVSGVVAQKWLGCDRWSTVEHYRVEGAGHVWPSTKPNNDSATPTVIDATPVIWRFFRAHPLR
- the htpG gene encoding molecular chaperone HtpG → MTTPIETLEFQSEARQLLQLMIHSIYSNKDTFLRELVSNASDALDKLRLESYRDKDLGADTSDLHITLETDPAERTLTVRDNGIGMTRDEVVALIGTIAKSGTADFLTKLKEAKDAAASQDLIGQFGVGFYASFMVADKVTLVTRKAGTTEGVRWESSGEGTYTIEPVEDAPQGTAVTLHLKPEDAEDHLYDYTSPAKIREIVKKYSDFITWPIRMKGDGEGAEAETVNSMKALWARSSSEVTEAEYHEFYKHVSHDWQDPLETIRLQAEGTFEYQALLFLPSRAPMDLFLRERKRGVQLYVKRVFIMDDCESLVPEYLRFVKGVVDAQDLSLNVSREILQQDRQIQLIRRRLVKKVLSTVKTMMTADAEKYATFWREFGRAVKEGLLDDFENREAILEISSFASTHDAEKPTSLRDYVSRMKEGQEHIYFMTGESRSAIENSPHMEAFRAKGYEVLVLTDPIDEMWVDAVPGFDGKQFQSIAKGQVDLESDDDKKATEVAREQQNKDFEGLLTWMGGALGDSVKEVRLSSRLTTSPACIVGDTHDLTPTLEKMYRAMGQELPPIKRILELNPDHALVTGLREAHTARPEDEGLAETAELLYGMALLAEGGELGDPARFIKLLASRLEKTL
- a CDS encoding glycoside hydrolase family 76 protein yields the protein MPILVPLLTLVLAATPTPLPSPAPAAPLAAICDKYCDARDPALSPGDREGASASVSGRRISLHLDDGDDMGWAAVTGGAPGDHVWLDRSFDAGRTWASGSKLGDTATPSGATGWRTLMYNVDDWANKGVGLLRACGQPTGSGTIACTGWARPTWNAWDRRTAAATALMERYNLGTGLFDTTGWWNSANALTAIIDNVRVSGMASYRYAIDTTYTKNLAAQGGQFRNDYLDDTGWWGLVWVDAYDLTGDSRYLSTARADADHMYAYWDGVCGGGVWWSTSRTYKNAIPNSLYIQLNAALHNRIAGDTAYLARARAGWTWFAGSGMINGSNLVNDGLTTSTCANNGQAVWTYNQGVPLAALTELNRATGDASLLTKARAMANASTTNGSLNPGGILRDPGETAGGGGADGPTFKGVYVRDLAALNAALSDHPYPGYLQRQANSAYANDRNSADAYGLLWAGPFDQADAARQQTALDLMNAAP
- a CDS encoding erythromycin esterase family protein; this translates as MSGTLLDDAKAIREAATTLRSPQDLDPLVRRIGRARIVLLGEATHGTAEFSRWRAELTQRLLAERDFSFVAVEGDWPECHRVHSCVAGAPGAPNDPGQALWGFRRWPTWRWANEEVAEFARWLRSFNATGDGMPCGFHGLDVYRLWDSLRGVLDYLREHAPDQIDAALRAFQCFEPYGEDGSGGLVPEDCREEVVRLLTAMRSAARVESVPGLAPAFATEQHAEVAAGAERYYRELLRGGARAWNARDTHLADTLDRLLHAYGPHSKAVVWAHNAHVGDARATDLATAGMVNLGQLTRKRHAADGVVAVGFGTFRGSVIAAGRWGGSARRMTVEEARPDSLEGLLHDAVGGEDSLHVFGDDVRWAQEPRGHRAIGVVHRGGGYVPTVPAARYDAFVHCDETTAITPLHRWEPEEAPFVPAQGSSLGGE
- a CDS encoding phosphoribosyltransferase translates to MAGQRVFADREDGGRRLAEELNRRTWVDPLVLGLARGGVPVAAVVARRLGAELDVAVARKIGAPGRREFGVGAVTPDGPVIYDETILRGLKLTEARMAPAAERERAEARRRLERYRDGRPAPVLADRDVILVDDGLATGVTATAALRDVRTGNPRTVVLAAPVGAPGATAGLLHEADDVVCVAEPPDFRAVGQWYADFRQTSDKDVLDVLRHLGERQD
- a CDS encoding DUF6292 family protein, which translates into the protein MIERDGLGAAARGLRKYFLAVAAALDAPAWFCEVDAPATAYLALERRLDRFPDHETALLWDERDGWAAAVESAAGDDVVVLAYLGEDVLAAPEAVLAFVRGLYGASYPGQPDPPDFRSPGASDGFDERLAAYAGDAVRLPEGQA
- a CDS encoding recombinase family protein, with protein sequence MTRYVAIVCRLSPRPDGSYEGVDLQERWGREYAANKWPGLPVEVFADAGISAANGDNRPQFERFREWLNAGKVAHVWAVEQSRLERREVEWFRLAAEMEAAGVDELDTNRDGVVRVRDAVAGIKAVLNADEVRKLKKRLNDRLAENAANGVPPGSHAFGYRHAVVTGADGKKVKTYAIDEKEAEVIRQAAEWILSGWSLANIAVELNARGLRGAYGGKLRPQSVRKMVTMPTVAGKRVHQGRIVGRGNWEPILDERTWKACKTKLSEPRRVVRKDGREYPINNAHRGNSTGRRYLLTGGVAVCGVCEAPLIASMKQLRGREPKPYYLCHPKKCRPNGEPAGGCVGILGLEFEKHVISKLWEELDKPEFLNAVATDAHADRRAKIESDLEELDRQRGELARMWARPGGLKDTEWENARQGIAENESSLRAELAELPPPRVGIDIAQARAAWPDMTLDEQREFLRMFIRAATVKRARPGLMAFDENRVEISWQAV